A genomic region of Arvicola amphibius chromosome X, mArvAmp1.2, whole genome shotgun sequence contains the following coding sequences:
- the LOC119804147 gene encoding claudin-34-like — MLKTHNRQMGGLALTTVACLLCCISMGLPQWRVWYYEDPMISKPTMAFVGIWKACVLHNGNNSGNMRVCHQYNYRDSFIPLYIRINQHLLLVASFLGLFGKITTIIAFCSRCMGRVWRNATCNPFSLSGILNIIASSFLYLAVLLNYISTMRKWGIAFPPSFNMPSHPDTQKIGSAMVLATIAAIFFLISGTICLSSNLAIGKTPHSKI; from the coding sequence ATGTTGAAAACACACAATCGCCAAATGGGAGGTTTGGCTTTGACCACAGTGGCCTGCCTACTTTGCTGCATCTCAATGGGGCTCCCTCAGTGGCGAGTGTGGTACTATGAAGACCCTATGATTTCCAAGCCTACAATGGCTTTTGTGGGTATATGGAAAGCCTGTGTTCTCCACAATGGCAACAACTCCGGCAACATGAGAGTATGTCACCAATACAACTACCGTGACTCCTTCATTCCATTGTACATTCGCATAAATCAGCACCTGCTGCTGGTGGCTAGCTTTCTGGGGCTCTTTGGGAAAATTACCACCATTATTGCTTTTTGTAGTCGGTGTATGGGAAGAGTGTGGAGGAATGCCACCTGCAATCCATTCAGCCTTTCGGGGATTCTGAACATCATTGCTAGCAGCTTTCTTTACCTTGCTGTTTTGCTCAATTACATATCCACCATGCGTAAATGGGGGATTGCCTTTCCACCATCTTTCAATATGCCTTCTCACCCAGATACTCAGAAGATTGGTAGTGCCATGGTTCTGGCAACTATAGCtgcaattttctttctaataagtGGCACAATTTGCCTTTCTTCAAATTTAGCCATTGGCAAAACACcccattctaaaatttaa